GAAAGGGAAATCATGGAAAAGGGAATTCCAAGGAAAAGGGATCCCAGAAaaagggaattccagggaaaaggaGATAATGGGAAAAGGGATAGAAGGGAAAAGGAGATTccagggaaaaagggaatttccagggaaaagggataaaagggaaaaagagatttccagggaaaagggaatCCAGGAAAAGGATAAAAGGGAATTTCAGGGAAAAGAGTAAAAGGGAAAAGggataaaaaggaaaaagggaatccAGGAAAAGGATCATAGGGAAAAGGGAATTCCAGGGGAAAGGGATCCCAGGGAAAAGGGATCATGGGGAAAAGGCAGTAATGGAAAAAGagaattccagggaaaagggaattccagggaaaagggaaggTTCTGGGGTTGCTGGGTTGGGatcctggagctcctcctgatcCTTTCACCCCCCATGGGCTCTCCCTGTTCTTGGTTAAATTCCCTGGAATTCCGGGAATTCCCTCTGCTGCCTCCAGAGGGggttgggaatgttgggaatgccGGGGGCTCTGCGGGAttgggctgggagggaaaggggggatcccccaaacccccctggattgggctgggaaaggggggatccccaaacccccctggattgggctgggaaaggggggatccccaaacccccctggattgggctgggagggaaaggggggatcccccaaacccccctggattgggctgggagggaaaggggggatcccccaaaacccccctggattggggtgggaaaggggggatcccccaaaacccccctggattgggctgggagggaaaggggggatcccccaaacccccctggattgggctgggaaaggggggatccccaaacccccctggattgggctgggagggaaaggggggatcccccaaacccccctggattggggtgggagggaaagggggatcccccaaacccccctggattgggctgggaaaggggggatcccccaaacccccctggattgggctgggagggaaaggggggatcccccaaacccccctggattgggctgggaaaggggggatccccccaaacccccctggattgggctgggaaaggggggattccccaaaacccccctggattgggctgggaaaggggggatcccccaaacccccctggattgggctgggagggaaaggggggatcccccaaaacccccctggattggggtgggagggaaaggggggggatcccccaaacccccctggattggggtgggaaaggggggatcccccaaaacccccctggattggggtgggagggaaaggggggggatcccccaaacccccctggattgggctgggaaaggggggatcccccaaacccccctggattggggtgggagggaaaggggggatcccccaaacccccctggattgggctgggaaaggggggatcccccaaacccccctggattgggctgggagggaaaggggggatcccccaaacccccctggattggggtgggagggaaaggggggatcccccaaacccccctggattgggctgggaaaggggggatcccccaaacccccctggattgggctgggagggaaaggggggatcccccaaaacccccctggattggggtgggagggaaaggggggggatcccccaaacccccctggattggggtgggaaaggggggatcccccaaaacccccctggattggggtgggagggaaaggggggggatcccccaaacccccctggattgggctgggaaaggggggatcccccaaacccccctggattggggtgggagggaaaggggggatcccccaaacccccctggattgggctgggaaaggggggatcccccaaacccccctggattgggctgggagggaaaggggggatcccccaaacccccctggattggggtgggagggaaaggggggatcccccaaaacccccctggattgggctgggagggaaaggGGGGATCCCCCAAAATCTggatcctgcacagcccagggtggGAATTCCTCCTGGGTTTGGCCCCAGGGGGAGCGGCCTTGGgcctcccagtacagaccagttcagCCCAGTACAAGTTAGTccaacccagtccatcccagtaacctcagtccctcccaataatcccagtgcatcccagtctgtcccattaaccccagtctgtcccagtccatcccagtaaccccagtctgtcccagtccatcccagtaagcccagtctgtcccagtccatcccagtaaccccagtcttttcccagtccatcccagtccctcccagttcgtTCCCAGTCCGTTCCAGTCCATCCCATTCCAtcgcagtccctcccagtttgttcccagtccatcccagtccctcccagtaactccagtctgtcccagtccattcccagtccctcccaataactccagtcccatcccagtccgtcccagtccatcccagtccctcccagtaactccagtctgtcccagtccatcccagtccgttcccagtccgtcccagtccatcccagtccatcccattaACCCCAGTccgttcccagtccctcccagtaactccAGTCCGTTCCCAGTCCGTTCCCAGTccgttcccagtccctcccagtttgtcccagtccctcccagtccgttCCCAGTccgttcccagtccctcccagtttgtcccagtccgtcccagtccgtcccagtagcCGTGTTCCCGCAGGGATGCTGTCGCACCAGCTGAAGCAGCACGTGATCGACGGCGAGAAAACCATCATCCAGAACCCCTCGGACCAGCAGAAGTGAGAGGGGGCAAAAATGGGGGCCAGGGGCAAAAATGGGGGTCAGGGGCAAAAATTGGGGGGCTTGGGGCAGAAATTGGGGGGGGTCAGGGGCAAAaatggggggaatttgggtgaaaaATGGGTGAAATTTAGGGTTAGGGTGAAAATTGAGATCAGGGTGAGAAATGGGGTCGGGCAAAAATTGGGGGGCTTGGGGGCAAAAATAGGGAGTCGGGGGAAGAAATGGGGGTCTTGGAGGGGGCAAAAATGGAGGTCAGGGGCAAAAAGGAAGGGCGAAAATTGGGAGACTTGAGGGACAATAATTAGGGGATCAGGGTGAGAAATGGGGATCAAGGGCAAAAATGGGGGGGAGCATGGGGGCTTAGGGGGAAAAAGGAGATCAGGGTGAGAAATGGGgtcagggttaaaaatggggggcTTGGGGGCAAAAATGGGGGTCAGGGACAAAAATAGGGGGGCAAATCGGGGGGTTTGGGCTGAGAAATGGGATCAGGTTGAGAAATTGGGGGTTAAGGTGAGAAATTGGGGGGTTGGGGTGAGAAATGGGGTCagggggaaaatttgggtcagAGTGAGAAATGGAGtgagggggaaatgggggtcAGGGGCAAAAATTGGGGGGCAAATCGGGGAGTTTGGGCTGAGAAATGGGATCAGGGGAAAATGGGATCAGGTTGGGAAATGGGGTTGAGAGGAAAAATGGGGGATCAGGGTGAGAAATTGGGGGTTAAGGTGAGAAATGAAGGGATCAGGAGGAGAAACAGGGTCaagggggaaaatttgggtcagAGTGAGAAATGgagtgaggggaaaatgggggtcAGGGGCAAAAATTGGGGTGTTAGGGGGGAAAGGGGGGcttggggtgaaaaatgggatCAGGGGTGAGAAATGGGGTCATGAGAAAATGGTGAGAAATGGGATCAGATTGAGAAATTGGGGGTTAAGGTGAGAAATTGGGGGATTAAGGTGAGAAATGAAGGGATCAGGAGGAGAAACGGGGTCaagggggaaaatttgggtcagAGTGAGAAATAGAGTGAAGGGAAAATGGGGGTCAGGGGCAAAAATTGGGGGGTtagggggaaaatgagggggtcAGGATGAGAAATGGGATCAGGGTGAGAAATAGGGTCAGGGTCAGAAATGGGGGGTCAGGAGAAAAATGAGGTCAGGAGGAAAATTGTGGGGTCAGGATGAGAAATGGGAGCTCTTGGGAAGGAGGAGGAGTTTCCAGGAATATTTTGAGTTTCCAGAAATGCTCTGGCTCTCCTGGAAAGTTTTGCCTTTCCTGGAAGGTTCTGAATTCCCAGCAATGCTTTTGAGGCCTTCCTGGAAGCTTTTCCCAGcagaattcccagattttcctgcctccccaaccccttttttttttttttttccccccctcaggAAGGACCACGAAAAAGCCGAATTCGAGGTGCACGAAGTCTACGCCGTGGACGTGCTGGTCAGCAGCGGCGAGGGGAAGGTCAGCCCGTGAATCCCTGACaaatcccagggaattcccagcttccaggagctCCCCAGGGTCTGGAATTTCCATGGCAATGTCTTGCAGGCCAAGGACGCGGGGCAGAGAACCACGATTTACAAGAGGGACCCGTCCAAGCAGTACGGGCTGAAGATGAAAACCTCGCGCGCCTTCTTCAGCGAGGTGGAGCGGCGCTTCGACACCATGCCCTTCACCCTCAGGTGAAACTGGGGGTGGAATCACACCTGGGGAACCTGGATGGGGCTGGAAATTCCACCTGGGGtacctggatggggctggggtacCTGGATGGGGTTGGGGTACCTGGatggggctggaattcccagggaaATCCCTGGGATTTCCTCAGCGAGGTGGAGGCGCTTCGACACCGTGCCCTTCACCCTCAGGTGAAACTGGGGATGGAAATTCTACCTGGGAtacctggatggggctggggtccCACCTGGGGTACCTGGATGGGGCTGGAAATTCCACCTGGGGTACCTGCATGGGGTTGGGGGTACCTGGATGGGGTTGGGGtacctggatggggctggggtacctggatggggctggaattccagggaAATCTTGGGATTTCCTCAGCGAGGTGGAGGCGCTTCGACACCATGCCCTTCACCCTCAGGTGAAACTGGGGGTGGAATCACACCTGGGGaacctggatggggctggggtccCACCTGGGGTACCTGCATGGGGTTGGGGGTACCTGGATGGGGTTGGGGTACCTGgatggggctggaattccagggaAATCCTTGGGATTTCCTCAGCGAGGTGGAGCGGCGCTTCGACACCGTGCCCTTCACCCTCAGGTGAAACTGGGGATGGAATCACACCTGGGGAACCTGGATGGGGCTGGAAATTCCACCTGGGGtacctggatggggctggggtccCACCTGGGGtacctggatggggctgggatcccactgggggtATCTGGACAGGGCCAGAATTGCAGGGATTGGAGCCTTTGCCAGGCAGGTGTGTGTAGGTGTTGGCTCAGGTGTGAactcaggtgtgctcaggtgcctCCGGGTGCACTCAGGTGTGCTCCCAGGTGTGATCCCAGGTGCACTCAGGTGCCTCCAGGtgctcccaggtgtgtccaggtgcaCTCAGGTGtgatcccaggtgtgtccaggtgcaCTCAGGTGtgatcccaggtgtgtccaggtgctcccaggtgtgtccaggtgcaCTCAGGTGCACCCAGGTGtgatcccaggtgctcccaggtgtactcaggtgtgcccaggtgtgatcCCAGGTGCACTCAGGTGTGCCCAAGTgtactcaggtgtgcccaggtgtgcactCAGATGCTCCCTGGTGCACTCAAGTGTGctcgggtgtgcccaggtgcgctcaggtgtgcccaggtgcactTTCAGGCACTCCCAGGTgcactcaggtgtgcccaggtgcactTTCAGGcactcccaggtgtgcccaggtaacttactcccaggtgtgcccaggtgcactcaggtgtgcccaggtatgaTCCCAGGTgcactcaggtgtgcccaggtgcactTTCAGGCACTCCCAGGTgcactcaggtgtgcccaggtacacTTTCAGGCACTCCCAGGTgcactcaggtgtgcccaggtgcactTTCAGGcactcccaggtgtgcccaggtgcactcaggtgtgcccaggtatgatcccaggtgtgctcaggtgcgCTGTCCCCTCAGGGCGCTGGAGGATGAGAAGAAGGCGCGCATGGGGGTGGTGGAGTGCGCCAAGCAcgagctgctgcagcccttcaACGTCCTCTACGAGAAGGAAGGTGagccggggacacctggggacacctggggacagaaaggacctggggacagtggggtggggcaaaggggacacctggggacagaaaggacctggggacagcggggtggggcaaaggggacaggtggggacagaaaGGACCCGGGAACAGCGGGGTGGGGCaaaggggacacctggggacagaaaggacctggggacaatggggtggggcaaaggggacagcgggggacagGAGTGACAGAGGAGATGGGGAGAGGGCGGGGACAGGTGAGCACGGATCCAGGTGAGTTTGGAGCTGCAGGAATTGCAGGTCCTGGCAGGTGTAAGGAGCAGGGATTgaaggtcctggcagggctgtaGCTCAGAGTTTGTTCctgcaggtcctggcagggctgtaGCTCAGGTTAacccccaggtcctggcagggctgtaGCCCAGGTTAACCCCTCAGTGCctacaggtcctggcagggctatAGCCCAGGTTAATAGCCCCGTTAACCCCTGTGTGCctgcaggtcctggcagggctatAGCCCAGGTTAATAGCTCAGGTTAACCCCTCAGTGCctacaggtcctggcagggctatAGCCCAGGTTAATAGCTCAGGTTAACCCCTCAGTGCctacaggtcctggcagggctatAGCCCAGGTTAATAGCCCCGTTAACCCCTGTGTGCctgcaggtcctggcagggctgtaGCCCAGGTTAATAGCTCAGGTTAACCCCTCAATGCCCGCTGGTCCTGGCAGGGCTATAGCCCAGGATAACCCCTCAGTGCCCGTTTACTCAGGATCgcccccaggtcctggcaggactgTATCCCAGGTTTAacccccaggtcctggcagggctgtaGCCCAGGTCAacccccaggtcctggcagggccataGCCCAGGTTAACCCCTCAGTGCCCAgaggtcctggcagggctgtaGCTCTAGGAGGTCCTGGCAGGGCCGTAGCCCAGGTTAacccccaggtcctggcagggccgtAGCCCAGGTTAACCCCTGTGTGCCCAGGTTAacccccaggtcctggcagggctatAGCCCAGGTTaacccctcagtgcccccaggtctTAGCAGGGCCATAGCCCAGGTTAACCCCTGTGTGcccacaggtcctggcagggccgtAGCCCAGGTTAacccccaggtcctggcagggctgtaGCCCAGGTTAACCCCTGTGTGcccacaggtcctggcagggctgtaGCCCAGGTTAacccccaggtcctggcagggctgtaGCCCAGGTTAACCCCTCAGTGCCAgaggtcctggcagggctgtaGCTCTAGGAGGTCCTGGCAGGGCCGTAGCCCAGGTTAacccccaggtcctggcagggccgtAGCCCAGGTTAacccccaggtcctggcagggctgtaGCCCAGGTTAACCCCTGTGTGcccacaggtcctggcagggctgtaGCCCAGGTTAacccccaggtcctggcagggccgtAGCCCCGTTAACCCCTGTGTGCCCGCAGGGGAGTTCGTGGCCCAGTTCAAGTTCACGGTGCTGCTGATGCCCAACGGCCCCATGAGGATCACGAGCGGCCCCTTCGAGCCCGAGCTCTACAAATCCGACCTGGAGGTGCAGGACGGGGAGCTCAAGGTGAGCTCATCGTTAATAGTCATCATTAATAATGCTAATATGCAAATGGAGTACCTGTAGAAACATAAAATTAATTTGTTTGTATTCCCATATTAAATATTCATAGGAAAAATGTGTCTGTTTAGTGGTTTTGTTAATTATATTGGTTATTAATAGTTATATTTTCttggaaaataaaacagaaaatacatTTATAGTAGTTATTGGTATTAATGGATTAATTGCTGATCAATAAGAAATAAttctttatatataaataaatataaaactaaatttttatatatattaaatatagcaTAAATagtgtataaataaaatatatcataAATTGAAAATCTCTAATTTAAACATAtataaaaataacattaaatatataaacattaattataaatatatatatacaaaattataaatatatataacattaaatatataaaaataacatTATTATATAGTCTAATTAATAGCCTATTAATAGTCTATATTGTATATTTATATgaatagatatataaatatagataactaATTAATATATAAAGATAGAAGCAGTACATTTATATCTACATCTAACATGTTAATTAGTATATTGTAGAGTAAAATAGTAGCAATTTAATATTAATAACTGGAATAAAAATGGAAACACTGATAATTAAAATGGGAATAATTGAAGTATTGTTATTGAAATATTTAATGTTGAATATTTACTGATTGAAAGATGATtagagaaaattttcaattaagtTAATAAATCAAgaattgattttaaaataaagttaGTATGCAtgaattattattaatttatgatTAACTATTAACTTTAAAAGGaagtaattaaaattaataacTTAAATTTTGATAATTAATAAAGCAGCACCTCCCCAGGGTCACTTGTCCTTTCTCCCTTGGAGGGGAGATGAAGGAAAGGGAACCAAACCCCCCCAAATTTTTGAATTTATTATTATCCCAAAAACCCATTGGGATCATTACCCACCTCCtcacccttccctcccttccaggCCCTTCTACAAAGCTCTGCCAGCAGGAAGacccagaaaaagaagaaaaagaaggtaaAATCCATCACATTTTATGTTTAAAATGCCCAAATTCAGAATTTGGGGGTGTTTTCATGGGAGATAACCTGAAAAATCCCTGGATTTGTCCCCACAGGCTTCCAAAAACGCTGAAAACGCCACCACGGGGGAGACGGCGGAGGAGAACGAGGGCGGCGACTGAGAGCCCTTGGAGTTCTCAAATCgccccttttttccccaaaaaaaacccccagaaaaaaCAAAATTCCATCCGGAAACGAAAGAATCTGGCCCCGGTGTTGGTCCAGGCAGTCTGGAATTCCCACAGAATCCAACAGCTCCCGTTGACGTTGCCAAGGAGGGAGGAATCTCTCGGCCACTTCagatttccaaatgaaaaaaaaaaagaaaattaaaaacaccCCAGAAAGAGCAGCAAAAAAAGTTAATAAAAATTAGGAGTGAAAGTCGCTACTAAATCCTTAATATTCCCCATGTTTGGAGAGGTGAATTTGTAAAATCCAGGGAGAGGGAGTGGAGGGAGCTGCTgattccttcctcctcctcctcctctttatcctgctgccttttttttatttttttaattttttccctttggaaattttcacaaaaaaaacccaaaaaaaccaactgATTCCACCCAGAAAAGTGCCCTGTGCGAGCAATCCAGGATTTTATCTTTTCCCTCTTTGGGATTGTACTtttaaaattgggaaaaaaaccccagattttaAGTTCCCCCATCCACCCACTCACCCACCAGGAGCCTTTTCTGCCTCTGCCTTGATTTATGGgatttcaaaagaaaaacaaatcgctattttttaacacaaactgGTTTTTAAAATAATCCAAACCCTCGGGAAGCCGCCGACATTCTGGCCTTTGCGGAGCTGAATTCTCAAAAAAAACCcgggtttgggtgttttttatCCTTCCCAATATCCCCGGGAGCACATTCCACCTTTTtccccagagggtaatttttatttcactttttcccTCAGGATTCTTTGctaattttgaggggaaaaaaaaaaacaacaaaaaaatcccaccaaaattccTCAGGGGAGAGGTGAGGGAAGCGCTGATCCGGGATAGGCCCGAGCCTAGGGGTATCGCTCTTTTATAGTCAATTTTTTACAAAAAAACcacataaaaatgagaaaaaaaagccGATTAAACGCCGTCAGTTgaatgtttgaggttttttttttctttgccggTACCCCTGgttctttttttccctcaagtTTTTTGGGAATTCTGATTCCCGCCTTACCCAACATTCCCGGGCGTTCTCCGCAGGCCACGGTGCTTCCTCGTCCAAATCTGAGTTTTccaccccaaaataaaaaaaaaaaaaaccacaaaaaactccACACGTGCAAATGTTACCAAAGtcaaataaaagagaataaacGATGCGATATTGGATTTTATTCcgggttttttttcttcagtctttctctggggatttgggattgtgGGGTGGAACCGGCCTGGACAGGTTTGGTGTtggaaatgggatttttgggggaaaaatgctCAATTTTGAGGGGAAAATGTTCATTTGTGAGGGGAAAATTATCATTTTTGTGGGAAAATGCTAATTACTGAAGGAAAGTGCTAATTTTTGGAGGGAAAATGCTGATTTGTGAGGGAAAACTACTGATTTCTGTGGGGGAAAAGTGTTCATTTTTGAGGGAAAACCACtcctttctgaggggaaaattatcATTTTTGAGGGAAAAATGCTCATGTCTGAGGGGAAAACTATCATTTTTGTGGGGAAAATGCTAATTCTTGAAGAAAAAGTGCTAATTTTTGGAGGGAGAATGCTGATTTGTGAGGGGAAAATGCTCATTTTTTGAGGAGAACATGCTCATTTCTAAGGGGGAAATGTTCATTTTTGTGGGGAAAATGCTCTTTTTTGAGGGAAAAACGGTGAGTTTGAGGGGAAAAGCCTCATTTTTGAGGGAAAAGTGCTCACTTTGAGaggaaaatgctgattttttggggaaaaccccccaaattttgaagggaataACCCTCAATATTAAGGAAAACCACCCCTCATTTTGAGGGAAAATATTGAGGGACAAAAACTCGTTTTGAGGTAAAACCCCCGTATTTTACAGGAGTAAAAATCTCATTTTGTGGGAAAGACTCCCTCTTTTTAAGGGAAAAATCGTAATTTTAGGCTTTTAAATCAGTTCTCCGCTTGGAGACGGGAGCCAAAAGCTTTCCCAATCCACAGCAGGGATTTAAAAACCGCCGAGACGCGCGGgaggtttatttaaattttttattttgtatctTTTATGCtacaatataaaaatattttatatttttacttGAAAGGAAAGTCTCAGGAGGAGCTTGGAATTGCAACAAAATTACTGTTAAAGGCTTGGATAAGCGGAAACTGACGAAAAAAAATTTGGTGTTTTTATTTCCAATAAATTTGAGGCGGGGAGGGACCGAACCCCGCGGCGGCGCAAAATGGCGGCCGGCGGCCGGACTACAACTCCCATGATGTCCCAACAACGAGGAACTACAATTCCCGTCGTGCCTCGCGCTGCGGTGGGCGTGGCCTGAGCGCTTCCCTATAAATAGGCCCCACCGGCCGAAGCGCGCCCCTCtcggccgccgccatcttggtGCTTTCCTCGGCGGCCGCCTCCATCCGCCGCCATCCGCCTCCATCCGCCGTCCCCCACCCGCCGGGACTGAGCGGGGCCCCGTAGAACCGCCATGAGGGCCAAGGTGAGCGGCGGGGGGCGGCGCCGGGGCGGCCGATGGCGCCTCAGGAGCGGCCGGGCCTGCGtggaggggatgggggggggggctGCGGCCTGGACGAGCCCCGGGGGCGGTGAGGGGAACCGGGGAACGGGAGGGGTCCCGGTGAGGGGAACCGGGAAACGGGAGGGGTCCCAGTGTAAGGGTTGGGGGGTCTATGGGGGTGTCTCTGCTGGAGGAAACGTGAGGggaaactgggagaactgggaccgAGAAGCCGAtgtgggactggggggaactggaggcgctggggcagctgaacCAGTTTGGGACTGGGACAGTGAGGGAGAAACCAGTCTGGAATTGGGGCAGTGAGAGTCAAACCAGTCCGGGACTGGGAGAAACAAACCCATGCggtactgggggcactgggagagaaaCCAGTGTgagactggggttactgggagaaCCAAAGCAGTGTGAGACTGAGGGTGCTGGCAGTGAGAAACCAGTgtgggactgggggaactgggaaaaaTAAACCAGTGTGGGATTGGGGTTACTGGGAGTGAGAAACcagtgtggcactggggacactgaggggaataCACCAGTataggactgggagcactgggagaaaTAAACCAGTGtgggactgggggcactgggagagccaAACCAGtgggactgggggcactgggagaaaTAAACCAGTACGGGACTGGTGGGGACTGGGAGAAATAAACCAGTacgggactggggacactggtgggcACTGGttgcactgggggcactggatcAACTGGTGGTTACTGGGAGCACAGGTGGGTACTGGGGGGGACTGGTGTGTACTGGAGCCACTGGGGAGCCTGGAGAGAGAGCACTGGTGGGCACT
The DNA window shown above is from Melospiza melodia melodia isolate bMelMel2 unplaced genomic scaffold, bMelMel2.pri scaffold_319, whole genome shotgun sequence and carries:
- the PA2G4 gene encoding proliferation-associated protein 2G4 — its product is MSGEEEASELTIAEDLVVTKYKMGGDIANRVLRAVVEAAAPGASVLCLCEKGDAMIMEETGKIFKKEKEMKKGIAFPTSISVNNCVCHFSPLKSDQDYILKDGDLVKIDLGVHVDGFIANVAHTFVLGASKENPVSGRKADVIKAAHLCAEAALRLVKPGNQNTQVTEAWNKIAHAFHCTPIEGMLSHQLKQHVIDGEKTIIQNPSDQQKKDHEKAEFEVHEVYAVDVLVSSGEGKAKDAGQRTTIYKRDPSKQYGLKMKTSRAFFSEVERRFDTMPFTLRALEDEKKARMGVVECAKHELLQPFNVLYEKEGEFVAQFKFTVLLMPNGPMRITSGPFEPELYKSDLEVQDGELKALLQSSASRKTQKKKKKKASKNAENATTGETAEENEGGD